CTTTCCTCCTCTTCTAGCGTAAAACCTTGCTCACCAATGAATAGAGTTACACAGTTgttttatacaaaaaatttaatttttactaCGGAGGCACGCAATGTAGCTATTTATATTTTAGGCTTAATAATTCCAGGGAAAATGGCTGAATTTTCCGTTCCACCTAGCATTGATGCTAGTTGAGAATTTCAAGATTCACAAACCTAAACTTAAACCTTTCAAGCAATGTCAGGGATGATGTTGTTGAAAGAGCCCTCAGAATTTTGAGCAGGATGATGCAAGCCTATCTGACGGACTGCTTATCGAAACAAATCGATGAAAGCTCCCAATTAAGTGATTCAAAATCGTGCAAAAGATATCCGAACTATAACATGTGTATATTCATTAATCAGTGGTTACTCAACTCTTATTTATGGCCGTGCGGTGAGCCACAGCTCAATTTCATTCACTAGACATCAAGTTTGCCCCTTACAATAACAAAATGCATAGACGAAAACATAGCCAACAATataaagtttataaaataaatgcaAAAGGCCATAGCATTTCTGTACTGGTGAATTCCTGCCTTCTTCACTTCAGCAAAGTTCTAAGCCAACTTAACCGTCAGTTCGTCCTTCACCTGATCACCATTTCAGTTACTCTCCTTCCCCCCACAGTGGCCTAGAGATagagaagaaagagatcaaAATATTAAAACCCTAGTCAAAACTATTgcaattcatcaaccaaaaaacaagcaGGCAATTGAATGCTTTATTTACCTTGTGTTTCTTTAGAGTCAACTCAATCAggaaagattttgaaatccagtGAAGGACTGGTTGCTCCCGAGATGGAAAGAGTGGATGactcgaatatgctcaacatgAGCACGGTCCTCACTGTCTTTCCCAAGCTTAGCGATGAACTCATCAGGCATGTCATATAGAAGCAGTTCGTCGAGATGCGTAAGATGCTCCATTCCAAGTGGAAGTAAGCTCAAATTTTGACATCTAGACATGATTAGCTTCTCAAGCTTAGGCATTGCCCCGTTCTCGACTACCATCTTATTTAGCTGATCAAACTGTTCAATATGTAATATCTTTAGCTTGTGGAACGTTTCAGCTTTGAATTTCAACTCTGCACCGGTGTGGTACTGAACCAAATCGAGCTCCATCAGCTCAGGCAAAGCTTGAAGGGCCTCAAGTGGTTTTTCATTAGCCTGAAGTTTTGACCACTTTAAACCAATCTTTACTACGCTGTGAAGTTTGGAAATCCACATTGGCAGCCTTTCTAGGCGCCCTTTCAAATATAGGCGTTGCAGAAAGTCAGGACGAAATTCACCATGATCCAAATCCAGAAAGTCCTCCTCGCTCGTTGATCGTACATCCAATGTCGAGAGCTGCTCCATTTCATGAAGAGAACAACAAACTTCCTTCCATCTTCTTTTTGAAGATCGGTCAACCCCAGTTTCCTAAGACCTTTCAACTCTCGTAAGGCTGTTATGatttttctgttattttttaCACTAATTAGTGACAACTTTTGTATGGAGGATAAAGATGAAATGTTGCCTGCAGAGAGCTCCACACTTCTTGCAGCTTCAAATGTCACATAATTCGTGACATCATAGCGATAGACTAAAAGGTGGTGCAAATTGCGGAGCTTATAAATCTGTTTTGGTAAATTGGTCACTTTTGTGTGCTTAAGGTCTAAGGTTTCCAAGAATCCAAGCTTCTTTATGGACTTTGGCACTTCTTTAATATCGGTGTGCCTTAGACTTATGTACCTCAAGAGGGTGAGACCAAAAACAGAATCGGGAAAGTTGTCCAAATTTATCCCTTGCAAATCTAAAACCCTTAAAAATTTAAAGGTTTTAAGTAGTCTTTCAAGCTCGGAATCATAACTTCCCTGCCCACTTAATAGTATGGTACGAGTACAACTCAAATCTGTACCACTTGAAAAATTGTTGCCCTTACTAACATCATGAACAGAAAGGTGTCGAATTTTCTCACCTGGAGCAGTACCTCTGCAGTTTGCTGCCAACGAGACAGTGATGAAATTCTCCGCTTTTTCAATGATGAACTCGCGAACGAGGTTCAGTACACGGCAGCTTCTGACTCTTCCATCGACTTCCCTTGAACTCACATGAACTAAATTTCTTCCAATGAGATCATTCAGATAGCCTCCTGCAACCTCCTCCATTAGTTTTCTTGATCTGTTCTGCATCACAAATCCTTCAGCTACCCACAAGCGAATTAGCCTTTCACGGCTAATGGAGTAGTCTTCAGGAAACATGCCAAAGTACAAGAAACAAGTCTTAAGATGGCTTGGAAGGTCCTTGTAACTGGGCTCCAATATTTGGGTAATAATGGGAACATTTGATCCAAGGCTGTCATGTAACTTCTTCCAATCAAGTGGAGTTGGTCGCTTCGTTGCTAGCAAAGTACCAACAGCTGAAATTGCAAGGGGCAAGCCTTCACACTTCTTGACGATTTTCTCTGCCCAGTCCAAAATCTGGGTTGGACACTTTCCTTCGCTCTTGTGAAAAGCCTTTCGGCAGAATAGATTCCAAGCTTGTTCCCATGACAACACATTGCTCATATTGTGGATGTACGAAGAGTTTGCATGAGAAGACGCTACTTCAGAGTAACGAGTAGTTATGACTATTTTACTCCCAGTCCCAGGTAAATCATTTGGTAAAACATTTACAATGCGTTCCAAATCTTGTTTGCTCCAAACATTATCTAACACGACCACAAACTTCTTGCCCTTCAAAGCTCTTACCAATTGCGCCTTTGGATCTTCATGATTAATGGATTCCTTCCTTTTGCCTTTTGGATCAAATTTGCTTAACATGTTGGGCAAGAGCTCATCAAGTTTACGGGGACACAAGTCACGCGGCACATCAATCCAAGCATGGCATTCAAAAAACCGTTGGACCTTTTTGCTCTGGAAGACATTCTTCAAAAGAGTGGTTTTGCCTGAGCCACCAGGACCTACAAGCGAGATATTCGGAAACCTTGGATCTCCTTTCATCAACTGACTGATGAGTTTTTCTTTAGGCTTCTCAAACCCtaccatttcttcttcttcaaggaatTGGTTATGATGAGTCACCGTGCTATCTCCATGTCTTGTGGTGCTGGAACTTGGGCGACTTTCTTGATCTCGTCCCGGAAATTGTGGAATTTTATCAAGAGTGAAAACAAAATTTAGCTTCTTGTCAATATTTTTAATTCTGTCCGAGAACTCACGGCTTGCTTTCTGTACCGTGCGAAATTTCACAGCATCGTGTAGCTTCTGAAAGACGTCGTTGTTGTGGAATTGATGAGGGACATGAAGCAGAAATTCGTCAAGAACGTCTTCAATTTCATAAGCTATATTTCGGATCTCTTTTACACGAGTTTGAAACTGTTGAGACCCTCCATCGTAAGCAGACAGTTCTGCTGATGAGTTGTCACTGAGATATGCTCGCATCCTCTCTAAACAGCTTCTGGCTCTTCCAGCATCATCGCggggattattattattaaagctCGATCGGCTGAATTTTTTGTCGAGGAACATTATCACTTTGTCCGCCAGAAACAACGCTACTGGTACGGCAATTTCAGCCATTTGTACAAGAAAGGGCAGCTTTCCAAGTTGCAGAAAATTGCTTCTGTCCGAtcacaaaaagaaagaagaaagaaagttgCTTCTCGGTAACTCAGTTGGTGCAAGTATTGAACGAGCTGGCTAGAAAAAGACTCAGCTAATTGCAATGAGAGGTTGACGAAGGGATTGAACAATGAATGGGTCTGAAATAGCTATTTTTCTTGAGGATAATGAGAGTGCATGGTGGTGAGCACCTACTTATAGAAGCTGAGAAGCTGAGAAGCtgtataattaaaaagaaaagtcTAAGGTCTGGTATTTCCTCGTAGCTACAATTTCTTGACAACcgtatattttattttctgccATTGCTGTTACTAGAATCACTAATTTTCTATATGATAGTTGCCTTGGTTTATCTCGAATTCATGCCACCACACAAAAGAATACTTTTTGCAAGTTGAATTGATTAATTTGCAGAGCAACTCCCAAGATAGGACCACCACACCAGTACACCGATCAATTTCCCAGGAAAACGAATAAATAATTCCAGTTGCCATAAACTATAAGATATGACCGTGTCCTCCTCCTCTGGAAGGGCAAAGTCTTCTCTGGAAGGGAAAACACTTGCAATCAGATTAATTCATTAGAAATTCAAATGGACAAATTTGCAAACAGGTTCACACTTGACTAATAGATCGGACAAATTTGCCAAAACCCGTAGAAATTCAAAAATCAGGAACCACAAACATATACATGTAATCAAAGGCTAGTGAAAAATAAATAcgtatttaattttattaatacaaaattgttaatattaaattcaaaattttaaataaaattttatgaaatatagaaaaaccttgcaaaaaaaaaaaaaaaaaaaaaatcagaaaaccctTGAAGGTGTTATAGATATTACTAGCAAAAAATGTTTGTGTGATGCTACGGGATTGAAAACAGTACATATGGTACCACTTACATGCTTGATGTGCAAGTACATAATATATACATAGACCACATTATTTTATGATAGCTAATTGATCATTCgtatatttcactctatttacAAAAGCGGCCACCGGCATTGTTGCTTGAACTCCTCCATTCGTTCTTGGGCATACATAATGCCTCAGTTTATGAGTCTAAATGAAATCTAAAAATAGACAATAAGGTgtaactgtagacatcgaaatttcggtaaataaatgttgaccaataaatcaaagtttcaacgctcatgtattacataaattttacacgtagcgtgtgtctacacaaaaaatcaaaataagttggaaaagtcatcaaacaggacacgtgtcaacacctggcagaaacgacttatttcatctggaatattatattcaaaattaggcattggaaaattctataattagaagccaatttcattcatttaagggggggaaccaattcatattacaccttgaagctctgaagctctgaaactccgaagctcttaaacatccaggttcccgaagaatcaggAAAAgctttcttcgttcttcgttcatcgttcttccaagatcaatccccaacggccctttggatcaacaatcatccaccaattcaagatcaagccccgacggcccttgaagaaagtgttcatcgttcatcctaagatcaagcccaaacggccctttggatcaacaaacatccaccaattcaagatcaagccctgacggcccttgaagaaagtgttcttcgttcttcgttcatcgttcttccaagatcaagcccaaacggccctttggatcaacaaacatccaccaattcaagatcaagccccgacggcccttgaagaaagccttcttcgttcttcgttcatcgttcttccaagatcaagccccaacgaccctttggatcaacaatcatccaccaagtcaagatcaagccccgacggcccttgaagaaagcaccatcgttcatcatccgttcatcctaaagaccaagccccaacagccctttggatcaacaacgtcgacaaatccacacatccaaccgttcttcaagattaagcccaaaagcccttgaagatccgttcatcaatgttcttcaagatcaagaccaaaagcccttgaagatccattcatcaccgttattcaagatcaagccttaacggcccttgaataaacactcatcctcaagatcaagcctaacggctccttgaagatccgctcaaatccaccttcaaagatcaagcccacgaccccttgaagaaacttccaacagttcatccaagatcaagcctcaatggccattggatcaacgaaacatccacaaatcaacactttacagagatcgaatcagaggatcaaaatagagagagattgtaacccaaaatcatcaaatacaaatatttgtttgtgcacgttgttcttgtctctttcgtttcaggaaattttcgtgttcacaaattggcacgcctaGTGGGACCATCTCAACctttcatctctttctccgttcaaggaatccaaacacatttcaaaatcaatggcatcaagcaagggacaagccgttctcgcaaccactgagggaaggatcctaagcacttctgccgcaaaTGGACAATCCATTGGCTCCACAatcgctcctcaacatgccacttcaaagtttGTGCCGCTAAaggagcaaggggagcatcaaaggCGCGAGtccgtcatcaacctgacctcgctgggggtaccgaagcatgatgctgaggcacacaagatgacatcccaaagcagccaacgacgttcttcatcagcatcctggatgtctaaaggaaagtcacgtctattggtcgcacaagtcatgactatcggcgttacctccatctaataacaactggctcaaatgaatgaagcgattgcaaggctaacatagattgtggaagaaaaagacttgcaaatcgctgcactcgtcagccgactgaAGCCACAGGACGGCGTGAACCCTAATCCAGAAGATGAGCCTACGGTGGAGagaatcgatgtgaagccggagccagaccaagtaGCGGCACTCATAGGATCTATTTCTAttcagcagctgcaagagatgatcaccaacaccatcaaggcatagtacgaagggagctcaaatacctccgggttgtactcgaagccgtattcaaagaagatcgacgccttaaggatgccaagaggttatcaaccaccaaagttcatgcagtttgatggaaaaggaaacccgaaacagcacgttgcccactttgttgaaacttgcaacaacgcagggaccgaaggggactaccttgccaagcagtttgtgcgctcgctgaaaggaaacgcctttgagtggtacacggacctagagcctgagtccatcaacagctgggagcaattagagcgggaattcctcaaccgcttctacagcacccgccgcattgtgagcatgctagagctaacgagcataaagcagtggaaggacgagccagtcattgactacatcaacagatggcgcactctgagcctcgactgtaaagacaggctctcggaaacctcttcaatcgagatgtgcatccaaggcatgcaatgaggtttgcaatacatccttcaaggcatcaaaccacggaccttcgaagagctagccacccgcgcccatgacatggagttaagcatcgcccatcatgggaagaaagaaccgatcgtcGACTACAAGagcgacaaagttcttgggacaaaggtggaaaaggctgcgtggaaacccaccaaggaagcgatgacggtcaacacatctccagttaaaatctccacacgaggcaaggcaaTTCAAactgaagcttttcgtgatcaagaaatgcgtagacgcactttgaaggagcttgaggagaagacttatccattctctgactctgatgtggttgccatgctagatgacctgttggacaaaaaggtgatcgatttgcctgagtgcagacggccggaagagataaatcgtaccgacagtccaagatactgtaaattccaccgtttcatcagtcatccaactgaaaagtgcttcgtactgaaagatctcatcctgaagctagcacaacaagggaaaatcgagcttgacctcgaagacacggttgcggcacacactactactatcgtgtttGGATCACTTGATCATGTGCCTCTCCGAAGCATGCATGACCATTcccgtcaatgttcaagtcacaagacacctcctacacaaccatcaccgggggaaagcaaccaagatgcatctactggtgataagaaatggtGGACATCGGCGACCTgcaaaaaaaaatgaggaagccaagaccacaagccacaaggccaaaagaggagcctaaacccgcccctcGAACTTCAGTTTTCGAAAGGCTGgattattcaaaacctagaatttcggcacttgatcgcatcagtGGTCTAGACcaaacttccgtcttcaaaaggcttgagacgccaacaccgcaaagatctgtctttgaaaggttatcaaaacccaagaaacaaagcggcacagctagatctcctccgcaacggtcggcttttgacagacttgaagaaactaaaaagccttctagaaaatggaagacaacgccaaagggagaaaagctcgacagtctagcaggaaaagatgatgttcaaagcttgattccttcaaggatgaagcgccaagcaactttggaagtcgacacaaaaggaccactgaaggtaaggaggcgcacCATGATCTACACTGGCCAATCTTCACGGCAACAAACATAAGAGGACCGCACTGAAGAGGaggcccaagaagacaaagaagacgaaatcctggaagaagacgtcacttccggctctgtcaactcaaaatcttcacctcaatcgctgggggcatgctccaaaaccatgctagtcaagccgagtgaagttgaaggatggacttatgtcactccgaagaaattgcacaagaagcatatgtcttctccacaagttcaccaatgggaaagggggcaaagcagctcttgttcacctccagaacaatgtgaaagtgttggagataatgaaactttgacacgaagatcatccatccccatcacgatgcgtgacaccttcccagaagacttcttcaactactcagtcaaggctccttgctatgaagattgcgaggaacgactctctcaGATCGCCTGATAAACCAAcaaaagctccttgtccgcacgagcctaaactgtaggacacgaggctcctcgcctgcacgagcctaaactgcatggcactaagctcttggtctgcacgagcataaaaggcaacaccaacgctccttacctgcacgagctgaaactgcaacatggcacaatgctcctggtctgcatgagcataaaaggcaacaccaacgctccttgcctgcataaACTGAAACTGCAAAcagcacaaaaaataaaataccaaaaaaaaaaaaatatatatatatgtatgtatttgaactacgttttgacttgatgtCTTTCTTTGAaaaggtacgtaggcagctcgagcattcaatttcgagttcagtcacatccaaaaaaaaaaagtttcattgatgaaggtcaattttattacaaatttattttgtttaaaaaaaaatctatgcaatttttctttgacaaaattaaattactgtttcttcgaaaaaaaaatgaatacatatgttattatgtatttacaaaaaaaaaagatacaatttcttcaaaagatcaaaaaaaaaaaaaagaaaagaaaagtttgtacaatatatatatatatatatatatatatgtatatatgtatacatatatataatctgCAATTGCTTCGGCCCAGCACGGTTCACACCATCAACAAGTCCACCAAACGTTGGGCCCATCTCCGGTGGCCCATCATCACTAGACTCCAAGCTGGTCCAAATCCTCTTCCAAAGCTTCCTCGTCTCAAGCTGTCCATCTCTCTCTTCCGACTTCTGTCATCACCATCAATACAAATCAAGAAACTCATTTTTCTGAAGCATAGGCACTTTTGGATCTGACCCATAAGAAGCTCCGCCGTCTCCCCCATGTCTTCAGCCGGTTCCTGGAGCTCCCCTTTCGGTCTGACAGGGAGAGAGACAGAAAGAGAAAATGCTTTGTAGGATGGTATTGGTGccgatgaagaagaagattggGAAGGTGCCCGTTTATCTGAACGTGTACGATCTTACTCCGATCAATGGCTACGCCTATTGGCTCGGCCTCGGAGTCTACCATTCCGGCGTCCAAGTACATGGCGTTGAATATGCCTTTGGAGCTTATGACCATGCAACGACTGGGATTTTCGAAGTGGAACCGAAGCAATGCCCCAACTTTGTGTTCAGAAAATCAATTTTGATCGGAAGAACGGATTTGGATCCGAAGGAGGTCCGTGCTTTTATGGAGAAACTAACAGAGGAATACTCCGGGAACCCGTACCATCTTATCACCAAGAACTGCAACCATGGCGCGGTACAACAAGGTTGCCCCGAAGCCTCTGCTGAAAgactgatcggatcatatttatatatatttttactttaaattcactcgtcttttcttggttagttccttatatttttgagctatttacgttatttttgtgtttataggatttgttatgcaaagaaaataaaaatagaacaagtgaaattttattcgtgaaaagcaaatttaaattacaatattgctaacccattgtgacgctaaatgataaaccaatatttaaactatatatttcatcattttatatttcttttcttgtctaatttatttggaagctttaagtatctatgatacttttgatatattgtgtttgtaggagtaacatgatccaaagaacttatttttctgctatgtggggctgctagaaactaaatgaaaataaaaggagagcaccgggaggagaatatagaggaaagcaagctgcctttgcagctggaggaaagCAGGTCAGCGACAAAGGGATCCAAGAAAGGCAGAAGAGAGAAGGCAGCGAGGCTGccagagaaaaaagaaaaaaaatatagaaaggGAGGGAGAGATCAGTGCGCAGAAGGCGCGGGGAATAAAAAAAAGacagctgcctttggcagctggagAGACTGCAACGGGAAAGCAGAAAATATAAGAGACGTGAGGAGGGCAGAGGCGCAGCAGGAACGAAGAGACGTGAGGAGAGGCTGACACGGCAGGAGTGAGAAAGGCAGAGAGAAGCAGCAAGGCTGCagagaagaacaaaaacaaaggcagaaaataaagaggagagacagctgccttgcggcagcagaaAACGGAAAGCAGCGAGAAAGGCAGAGCAGAAGCACAGAGGCAGAGAGCAAGCTTctcctctttcggtttaatctttccaaacttatattttatttctattttaataatgtgtaactaagtttattttggctagaggttaattcaaagccatgaatatatttgtaatatgaattgattaccttcagttgtgatttctgagttgtgatttaatttgcttaactgcttgattgataacttatttttgtatgtcgattaaggatgcatacttaatttacatgcatgaatttgatgctagaatataagtgaatttcacctaatcgttatgaacttatattcacaagtagtgaaggttgttatccacaatcgtgttaagtgaattcttggcaagagtatcatgcttttcatagtaacgaatgcctcgtcaacacttatagttctcattgtgcttcatgattcttgattgtatctttattgtgctcatcacgtaaggaacctttgaggaatgctttgaattgttgtatgcgcttttccatccaattcattaacttaaggagaacttgaaggttaatttaagcgtatctaattaacttggggtgttgagtttcataatttattgaaagaacaactgaaaatcaat
This genomic interval from Malus domestica chromosome 05, GDT2T_hap1 contains the following:
- the LOC103410863 gene encoding uncharacterized protein; translation: MLCRMVLVPMKKKIGKVPVYLNVYDLTPINGYAYWLGLGVYHSGVQVHGVEYAFGAYDHATTGIFEVEPKQCPNFVFRKSILIGRTDLDPKEVRAFMEKLTEEYSGNPYHLITKNCNHGAVQQGEHREENIEESKLPLQLEESRSATKGSKKGRREKAARLPEKKEKKYRKGGRDQCAEGAGNKKKTAAFGSWRDCNGKAENIRDVRRAEAQQERRDVRRG
- the LOC114824928 gene encoding disease resistance protein RPM1-like — translated: MAEIAVPVALFLADKVIMFLDKKFSRSSFNNNNPRDDAGRARSCLERMRAYLSDNSSAELSAYDGGSQQFQTRVKEIRNIAYEIEDVLDEFLLHVPHQFHNNDVFQKLHDAVKFRTVQKASREFSDRIKNIDKKLNFVFTLDKIPQFPGRDQESRPSSSTTRHGDSTVTHHNQFLEEEEMVGFEKPKEKLISQLMKGDPRFPNISLVGPGGSGKTTLLKNVFQSKKVQRFFECHAWIDVPRDLCPRKLDELLPNMLSKFDPKGKRKESINHEDPKAQLVRALKGKKFVVVLDNVWSKQDLERIVNVLPNDLPGTGSKIVITTRYSEVASSHANSSYIHNMSNVLSWEQAWNLFCRKAFHKSEGKCPTQILDWAEKIVKKCEGLPLAISAVGTLLATKRPTPLDWKKLHDSLGSNVPIITQILEPSYKDLPSHLKTCFLYFGMFPEDYSISRERLIRLWVAEGFVMQNRSRKLMEEVAGGYLNDLIGRNLVHVSSREVDGRVRSCRVLNLVREFIIEKAENFITVSLAANCRGTAPGEKIRHLSVHDVSKGNNFSSGTDLSCTRTILLSGQGSYDSELERLLKTFKFLRVLDLQGINLDNFPDSVFGLTLLRYISLRHTDIKEVPKSIKKLGFLETLDLKHTKVTNLPKQIYKLRNLHHLLVYRYDVTNYVTFEAARSVELSAGNISSLSSIQKLSLISVKNNRKIITALRELKGLRKLGLTDLQKEDGRKFVVLFMKWSSSRHWMYDQRARRTFWIWIMVNFVLTFCNAYI